The sequence GGCGGAGAAAGGTACCAGTTCCAGAGCCTGAGGCATTGTTTGACTGGAGGAGAGGCCCTGAATCCTGATGtgagggagaaatggaagagCCAGACGGGCCTGGAGCTGCATGAAGGTTACGGCCAGTCTGAGACAGTGAGTTCTACTGGGGCTGGGGTCCCTGTCCCAGGTCACCTCCACCCGAGCTCTCAGCCAGCCAGTGGCAGAGCCTCCTGCCTTTCTAGCTGTCCTCTCTGTGACACCTGTCAGGAACTGCCCTGCCTGCAGGGAGAAACTGATAACAAATCTCCATCAGCTTCTCTTCCCTTATTGTGTAAAGGCAGTTTAAACTAATTTCGCAATCACGCCACCAGCAAACTAACTCTCACGGCTGTGGGTGGTGTTTGCCTCCACCAGGACAGCCCGTGTCTGTCTGCATTCAGAGCCCTCGATCTTAAACAGTATTCTCTACAGCCATCTGGGCAGAGATTTGGCCATCAGCTGAGTCTTTTGTGAGACACGTTAAGTTCTTTATGTGTGAGTGCCCACTAGAGAGTTCAATACATGTTTGATGAttatggaaagaagagaagaaagaaaagaagatgaggaggaaggaaggggagaagggaggaaggaagagggaaaaagaagaaagaagaaagaaagacaggaaggaagggagggagggaaggagaaaggaagggaagaaaggaagagagggtagtggaagaaagggagggagaaagagttgGAAGGCTGAGTGAGAGAAAAGGCATAGACCAGGAAGGAAACTAAGGGGATAAATCCCCTCCTTACTGATACTGGTTTCTCTCCAGGTTGTAATCTGTGCCAATCCAAAAGGCACGAAAATCAAGTCAGGATCTATGGGGAAAGCATCCCCACCTTACGACGTGCAGGTAGGCAGCCTCGCCCAGCTGTTGGTGAGGCTTGGTTCGAAGAGGAGAGCAAAATCCACGTCCAGGTTAGCAACACCAGGCTCGGCTGGCAGGGTGGCCTGGCTGTGCAGGCATCAGATACTGTCCTGTGATCTCTCTGCCAGATTGTGGATGATGAGGGCAACATCCTGCCTCCAGGAGCAGAGGGGAATGTTGCTGTCCGTGTCAGACCCGCCAGACCCTTCTGTTTCTTCAATTGCTATTTGGTAAGTGGTGTGGAATGACCATTTTCACAGTAATTGTTGTGTGCCAAGCATCGTGCTCCACACTTTATAAACATCTATTT comes from Equus quagga isolate Etosha38 unplaced genomic scaffold, UCLA_HA_Equagga_1.0 73859_RagTag, whole genome shotgun sequence and encodes:
- the LOC124234432 gene encoding acyl-coenzyme A synthetase ACSM5, mitochondrial-like; its protein translation is MASILGESKGTSSGRTSVVTGVCGERPDTLENPTWYQFQSLRHCLTGGEALNPDVREKWKSQTGLELHEGYGQSETVVICANPKGTKIKSGSMGKASPPYDVQIVDDEGNILPPGAEGNVAVRVRPARPFCFFNCYL